GTTTAGCATATGTCAGCGCATCAATCTCATGTTGAAAGGTTGCTAGTTTCCTATCATTAGCACCGTACACCTCATACACTTGAAAATAGCTTGTAATCCCCTCGGCTATAGCTTTCGCAGCTGTTTGCTGGAATGTTTTCGCTCGGATTGATTGTTCTTCAAATCTATTACTCATGTAGCCTAGCTCTAGTAGGATGGCTGGCATTTGTGCATTACGAATAACAAAAAGCTTTGGTTATTATGTATCCGTCTGTCAGGGGTAGCTAGTTGATTTACGAGTGCCGGATGCACACTCTCCGCTAAACGCTTACTATCATCTCGAAACAAAGCTGAAGTGGATCAAACGGATAAGTAGGATTCGCGTGTTGTATGCCGTCAAAGTAGTAGGTTTCTACACCACGACGGAATGGGTTTGTAGGATGTGCATTATGATGAATAGAAATAAAAATAGTTTGTTGATTGTTGGTGGCTGCTAGTTCGTTTGCCAGTTGGATTCGCTTCGCTAAGTCGCCTTCGCCTTCATTTCCTCGAAGAATCGGGGCAAATTCTCGATCATCAGAACGTGTAAGCTCAACGCGGATATTTGTATCTTGCTGCAAATATTTACGTACGAGTAAGGCCACCTCTAGATTGGCATCTTTCTCACAATATCCGGTTTGCACGCCGCTGAATCCACACGTTCCATAAAACTTCCCACCGTGGCCGGGGTCAATAATGACTAGTTTTTCTGCTGAAGCTAGAGTTGGAAAAGCTATGATGATGACGGTGGTAATGAATATTCGTAAAAAAACCATGGATTTGCCTCCTTTCAAACGGGAAATTTGTCGTAACTTGTAAGTGCCTGGCACCGACAAAGTTTTACAACTTTTGCACCCTTGATACGACTGGGTTTTAATGGGTGTGGATAAGTGCCGTGCCTGGCACCGACAAAATACAGCGCCCATCGACCAATTTCGACCTAATTCCTAGCGATTCCCGGCCACTTTATATTGTAAAAGCACCATCACACGTACTGCAGGTCACGGTCTAACATCTAAAAAAGAGAACTTGGCGTGTTGTGATACCAAGTTCCCCTTTTTCATATTGTTTGCAAGCACGAATTCAGATTACCGCACTAACACACGAGTATTTTGCATTACCTTTTCATTACTTCTCATTACCTTTGTTTGACCAAATCAACCTGTATTACGAAGGCCCGCTGCAATGCCGC
The window above is part of the Bacillus sp. HMF5848 genome. Proteins encoded here:
- a CDS encoding N-acetylmuramoyl-L-alanine amidase, with amino-acid sequence MVFLRIFITTVIIIAFPTLASAEKLVIIDPGHGGKFYGTCGFSGVQTGYCEKDANLEVALLVRKYLQQDTNIRVELTRSDDREFAPILRGNEGEGDLAKRIQLANELAATNNQQTIFISIHHNAHPTNPFRRGVETYYFDGIQHANPTYPFDPLQLCFEMIVSV
- a CDS encoding N-acetylmuramoyl-L-alanine amidase; the encoded protein is MRNAQMPAILLELGYMSNRFEEQSIRAKTFQQTAAKAIAEGITSYFQVYEVYGANDRKLATFQHEIDALTYAKQTRSAIHVFDKDRQKVIYKVLDKITL